A region of the Rhizobium binae genome:
GAGGCATGCTCTGTGACCCTTTTCACCACCGGCACTTTCGCGGTGGCGACGATCGCGTTTTCGTCGCCTAAATCTTTTGAAATCAGACAGATCGGCGGGTTTCGTCATCGCCACGAATAAGCCGCAACAAATGCCGCACACCGCCGCAATTCGGTCGCGAGCGCGCCGAGATCGAAGCCTCATCATTGCGTTATCCAAAATTGGTTATTGAGGGTACGCCAATGTTTCTGGAAGATGAGCTCGCCATCGGGCGCATCCGCATGCGCCGGATTTCCATTTCATTTCTTGTCGCCGCCACCGCCTTTGTCGCCTGCCTCGCAGCCATACTCGGGCTTGCCTCCGCCGCCCGTGCCGAGGCGCAGCAGACATCCGGCCAGCTCGCGGCCCTTGTGCGGCCGAACGACGTCAATAGCGGTTCGCTGCTCTTCCCGTCGAAAGAGCCCGGCTTTTATGTCGAGGCGCCGCGGCTGAAGACCGACGTCGCCATCGATGTCTCCGGCCCGCTCGCCAGGGTGAAGGTGACGCAGCGCTTCCAGAACCCAAGCCAGGGCTGGGTCGAGGGAACTTACGTCTTCCCATTGCCTGAGAATTCTGCCGTCGACGCGCTGAAGATGCAGGTCGGCGAACGCTTCATCGAAGGCCAGATAAAGCCGCGCCAGGAAGCCCGGGAGATCTACGAGCAGGCCAAGGCCGAAGGCAAGAAGACGGCGCTGCTCGAACAGCAGCGGCCGAACATTTTTACCAATCAGGTCGCCAATATCGGCCCCGGCGAAGAGATCGTCGTACAGATCGAATACCAGCAGAGCGTCCAGCAGTCGGGCGGCGAGTTTTCGCTGCGCTTTCCGATGGTGGTGGCGCCGCGCTACAATCCGGCGCCGATCGTCCAGACCGTCGAATTCAACAACGGCGCCGGCTTCGCCACGCCGCGCGATCGGGTGGAAGATCGTGAGAAGATCGAATCCCCTGTGCTCGATCCGCGCGAGAATGCCAAAATCAACCCGGTCTCGCTGACCGTCGACCTCAAGGCCGGCTTTCCGCTCGGCGACGTCCAATCGTCCTTCCATGCGGTTGATATCCGGCGGGACGGCGACGAGGCGAGAACCATCGGCTTGAAGGGGGATTCCGTCCCCGCCGACAAGGATTTCGAACTAACCTGGAAGGCCGCTCCCGGCAAGACGCCGAGCGCTGGGCTCTTTCGCGAGGTGAAGGACGGCAAGACCTATCTCCTCGCTTTCGTCACCCCGCCGACGGCGCCGGACGCGGCAGCGCCGGCAAAACGCGAGGTGGTCTTCGTCATCGACAATTCCGGCTCCATGTCAGGCCAATCGATCGAGCAGGCAAGACAAAGCCTGGCGCTCGCCATCTCCAGATTGAACCCGGACGACCGCTTCAACGTCATCCGTTTCGACGACACGATGACCGACTATTTCAACGGCCTCGTCGCCGCCACCCCTGATAACCGCGAGAAGGCCATCGCCTATGTCAGGGGTCTGACCGCCGACGGCGGCACGGAAATGCTGCCCGCCCTTGAGGATGCGCTGCGCAACCAGGGACCAGTCGCAGGCGGAGCGCTACGCCAGGTCGTGTTCCTGACAGACGGAGCGATCGGCAACGAACAGCAGCTCTTCCAGGAAATCAGCGCGAACCGCGGCGATGCCCGCGTCTTCACCGTCGGCATCGGCTCGGCGCCGAACACTTATTTCATGACCAAGGCCGCCGAGATCGGCCGCGGCACTTTCACCGCAATTGGCTCGACCGACCAGGTGGCAAGCTGCATGGGCGAGCTTTTTGCCAAGTTGCAGAACCCAGCCATGACCGATATCGCTGCCACCTTCGAAGGCACCCAGGCCGAGGACATCACGCCGGACCCGATGCCGGATCTTTATAGCGGCGAGCCCGTCGTGCTGACCGCGGAGCTGCCGCGGGACAAGCCCGCCGGCAAGCTGCAGATCGTCGGCAATACGGGCAACCAGCCCTGGCGTATCGAGATCGATATCGCTCACGCCGCCGACGGCAACGGCATCTCCAAGCTCTGGGCGCGGCGCAAGATCGACGATTTCGAAGCCCGCGCCTATCAACGCCAGGATCCTGCCGCACTCGACAAGGATATCGAGACGGTGGCGCTGGCCCACCACCTGGTTTCCCGCGTCACCAGCCTCGTCGCCGTCGACGTCACCCCGTCGCGACCGGCAAACGAGCCGCTCGGGGCGGCGAAGCTGCCGCTCAACCTGCCCGACGGTTGGGATTTCGGGAAGGTGTTCGGCGAAAATGCTGCGCCGCTTGGCGGCGGGCAAGACCATGGCTCGACCACGCCGACGGAGGCTTCCGGATCGCAGCAGGCTACCGCCGTCATCCAGGGGCGCCGCGCAACGCCCGAGATCGCGAACCTGATGGCCGCAGCGCCGACCGCGAAAGCCGCCACCATGATCGCGCAGAAGACATCGACCGTGAACCTGCCGCAGACGGCGACCCGCGCCGACAAACAGATCATCCGCGGGCTTACCATGCTGATCTTGGCGCTGACGGCGGCAAGCGGACTAGCCGTCTGGCGCCGTCGTCTCAAAGGCGTCTTCACCGTCGGAGGCAGGCGCAATGGCCGCTAGTCGCCCTGCCCGCGGGAAACAGGAGGCGGCGGAATTCGAGCCGCTTCCGAGCTACCTGGAACTCGCCATGGCCGCGGCCACAGCTCACGACAGACCGAAGATGCGCCAGAAGAAGGGCTTCTTCCTCTGGCGTCTTTCGTCGATCGAAAAGGCGATCGCCATTGGAATTGCCGGCCTTGCGCTCTACGGCCTGGCCCTGATCGGCGACGGTTTCCTGCTGAAGGCGAAGGCAGACCTTTCCCAGGTCCTGCTGAAACGCGCCTTCTCTGCCGAACTGCGGGGCGAAGCGACGAAACCCTGGCCCTGGGCGGACTTCACCACGGAAGCCAAGGTGCGCGCACCGCGTCTCGGAGAGGAGGCAATCGTGCTTTCCGGCGCTTCCGGCGAAGCCCTCGCCTTTGGTCCTGCCTGGCTCGCCAATACGCCGCAGCCAGGCGATGAAGGCACCGCGGTGATCGCCGCCCATCGCGATACTCACTTTCGCTGGCTGCAATATATAAAACCGGGCGACGCCATCGAAGTCACCCGCCGCAACGGCAAAGTCCTGACCTTCAAGGCCGGCGAAGGCCGCATCGCTCCCTGGGATGCCAGCGGCATCGATCCCGCCTCCGACGGCCGCCACTTGGTGCTGACCACCTGCTGGCCCTTCGACGCGACCGAACGCGGGCCGTTGCGCTACATCCTCGAAGCCGAACTTGTCGATAGCGAGGCCACAGGTTCCGTTCAACCGGCAAACACAAAGCCGTTATTGCAGGTGGAATGAGGGTTGAAGCCCTCCCCTGTCCGCTCCA
Encoded here:
- a CDS encoding marine proteobacterial sortase target protein, with amino-acid sequence MFLEDELAIGRIRMRRISISFLVAATAFVACLAAILGLASAARAEAQQTSGQLAALVRPNDVNSGSLLFPSKEPGFYVEAPRLKTDVAIDVSGPLARVKVTQRFQNPSQGWVEGTYVFPLPENSAVDALKMQVGERFIEGQIKPRQEAREIYEQAKAEGKKTALLEQQRPNIFTNQVANIGPGEEIVVQIEYQQSVQQSGGEFSLRFPMVVAPRYNPAPIVQTVEFNNGAGFATPRDRVEDREKIESPVLDPRENAKINPVSLTVDLKAGFPLGDVQSSFHAVDIRRDGDEARTIGLKGDSVPADKDFELTWKAAPGKTPSAGLFREVKDGKTYLLAFVTPPTAPDAAAPAKREVVFVIDNSGSMSGQSIEQARQSLALAISRLNPDDRFNVIRFDDTMTDYFNGLVAATPDNREKAIAYVRGLTADGGTEMLPALEDALRNQGPVAGGALRQVVFLTDGAIGNEQQLFQEISANRGDARVFTVGIGSAPNTYFMTKAAEIGRGTFTAIGSTDQVASCMGELFAKLQNPAMTDIAATFEGTQAEDITPDPMPDLYSGEPVVLTAELPRDKPAGKLQIVGNTGNQPWRIEIDIAHAADGNGISKLWARRKIDDFEARAYQRQDPAALDKDIETVALAHHLVSRVTSLVAVDVTPSRPANEPLGAAKLPLNLPDGWDFGKVFGENAAPLGGGQDHGSTTPTEASGSQQATAVIQGRRATPEIANLMAAAPTAKAATMIAQKTSTVNLPQTATRADKQIIRGLTMLILALTAASGLAVWRRRLKGVFTVGGRRNGR
- a CDS encoding class GN sortase, coding for MAASRPARGKQEAAEFEPLPSYLELAMAAATAHDRPKMRQKKGFFLWRLSSIEKAIAIGIAGLALYGLALIGDGFLLKAKADLSQVLLKRAFSAELRGEATKPWPWADFTTEAKVRAPRLGEEAIVLSGASGEALAFGPAWLANTPQPGDEGTAVIAAHRDTHFRWLQYIKPGDAIEVTRRNGKVLTFKAGEGRIAPWDASGIDPASDGRHLVLTTCWPFDATERGPLRYILEAELVDSEATGSVQPANTKPLLQVE